One stretch of Musicola paradisiaca NCPPB 2511 DNA includes these proteins:
- a CDS encoding ABC transporter permease, giving the protein MNTSPPIRPEYQRELAPLPARRLEAPLPVLTRLLGLAAFRRLLLLALLLSIWELAARWQNNDMLLPGFWQTLQAFRQDIFSGELPQKIAISLGTLLKGYVIGSLLALLLSTLAVSVRFGRDLLALLTSMLNPLPAIALLPLALLWFGLGEKSLIFVLVHSVMWPMALNAYSGFLGVPETLRMAGRNYGLTGWRYVSQILIPAALPAIISGLKIGWAFAWRTLIAAELVFGASSGKGGLGWYIFQNRNELYTDRVFAGLASVILIGLLVEGLFFSTLERLTVRKWGMQR; this is encoded by the coding sequence ATGAATACCTCACCCCCAATCCGACCTGAATATCAACGCGAACTCGCACCGCTGCCCGCACGCCGGCTGGAAGCGCCGTTACCGGTGCTGACGCGGCTACTCGGCCTGGCGGCATTCCGTCGCCTATTGCTGCTGGCGCTACTGTTGAGCATCTGGGAATTGGCTGCGCGCTGGCAGAACAACGACATGCTGCTGCCGGGCTTTTGGCAAACGCTGCAAGCGTTCCGGCAGGACATATTCAGCGGCGAACTGCCGCAGAAGATCGCCATTTCGCTCGGCACCTTGTTGAAAGGTTATGTCATTGGCAGCCTGCTGGCCCTGTTGTTGAGCACGCTGGCGGTTTCCGTCAGGTTCGGGCGCGACCTGCTGGCGTTGCTGACCAGCATGCTCAACCCGCTGCCCGCCATCGCGCTGCTGCCGCTGGCGTTGCTGTGGTTCGGGCTCGGTGAAAAGAGCCTGATTTTCGTCCTGGTGCACTCGGTGATGTGGCCGATGGCGCTCAACGCCTACAGCGGTTTTCTCGGCGTGCCGGAGACGCTGCGCATGGCCGGCCGCAATTACGGCCTGACCGGCTGGCGCTATGTCTCGCAGATCCTGATTCCGGCGGCGCTGCCCGCCATCATTTCCGGCCTGAAAATCGGCTGGGCCTTCGCCTGGCGCACCCTGATCGCTGCAGAGCTGGTGTTCGGCGCATCCAGCGGTAAAGGCGGGCTGGGCTGGTACATTTTTCAGAACCGCAATGAACTCTATACCGACCGCGTATTTGCCGGTCTGGCGTCGGTCATTCTGATCGGCCTGCTGGTGGAAGGGTTATTTTTTTCCACACTGGAACGGCTGACCGTCAGGAAATGGGGCATGCAGCGGTAG